One genomic region from Evansella sp. LMS18 encodes:
- the ytvI gene encoding sporulation integral membrane protein YtvI produces the protein MTKKQGLIIARFILITLLGAGLFWLLGWFFTISYPFWISTALVWMFIPFIRLLREKLRLPNGLAVFIALLSGLGTIIAIFTGIVFLIIIGVRRISSQVPGWIETGAFQIQQFFNESIFPIWQRITGVMDSLTPEQQTTLQEGIAELGTQAAVLFGELGQRVADWLTQLIIAVPAFLIAFLFIFLAFYFIGKDWDTINRKVRASVPAEILKMSRQFKHMFKYRVLGFLRAQIILMAIASIVVFTGLTILRIDQAFTLALIVGVAEILPYLGSGTILIPWFIFLFLTGNISLGIGIAVVYGVTVAIRQSIEPKILSSSMNLNALSVLISLFIGYQLFGVVGVFLGPFILVLLVILKDVGVFHSLGHFVRDGWKQEEDSNNRR, from the coding sequence ATGACGAAGAAGCAAGGTTTAATCATAGCAAGATTTATACTTATTACTTTGCTGGGTGCAGGGCTTTTCTGGCTTCTCGGCTGGTTCTTCACTATATCCTATCCTTTTTGGATCTCAACTGCTCTAGTGTGGATGTTCATTCCTTTCATTCGCCTTCTCAGGGAAAAGCTTCGTCTTCCAAACGGACTGGCTGTTTTTATCGCCTTGCTTTCCGGGCTTGGGACAATCATAGCTATTTTTACCGGTATTGTTTTTCTTATCATTATCGGGGTAAGGAGAATTTCAAGCCAGGTTCCCGGATGGATAGAAACAGGTGCTTTCCAGATTCAGCAATTTTTCAATGAAAGCATTTTTCCTATCTGGCAGCGGATAACAGGTGTTATGGATTCACTGACCCCTGAACAGCAAACAACTCTGCAGGAGGGTATCGCCGAGCTTGGCACCCAGGCTGCCGTCTTATTCGGGGAGCTTGGACAACGTGTGGCAGACTGGCTTACACAATTGATCATTGCAGTGCCCGCCTTTTTAATTGCTTTTTTGTTTATCTTCCTTGCCTTTTATTTTATAGGAAAAGACTGGGATACCATCAACAGAAAAGTTCGGGCCAGTGTTCCGGCAGAAATCCTGAAAATGTCCCGCCAATTTAAGCATATGTTCAAATACCGTGTTCTCGGTTTTCTGAGGGCCCAGATTATATTAATGGCCATTGCTTCCATCGTAGTATTTACAGGGCTGACCATCCTGCGTATTGATCAGGCTTTTACTCTTGCTCTCATCGTCGGGGTTGCTGAAATACTTCCTTACCTTGGCTCCGGCACTATTCTGATTCCCTGGTTTATTTTTTTATTTCTCACCGGAAATATTAGTCTGGGTATTGGAATCGCAGTAGTATACGGGGTGACTGTAGCCATCAGGCAGTCGATCGAACCTAAGATTCTCTCTTCGAGCATGAACCTGAACGCATTGTCAGTATTGATTTCTTTATTTATCGGTTACCAGCTCTTTGGGGTTGTCGGTGTATTTCTCGGTCCGTTCATCCTGGTACTGCTCGTTATACTAAAGGACGTTGGTGTCTTCCATTCCTTAGGTCACTTTGTCCGGGATGGCTGGAAACAAGAAGAAGACTCAAACAACAGAAGGTAA
- a CDS encoding (S)-benzoin forming benzil reductase, with amino-acid sequence MKYIIITGASRGLGKATAELFLEHGYHVISVARSENEGLAAKASEKGAYFTNLQYDLSDTDGIAGLMNDVFQKINTGQAEEIHLINNAGILDPIKPVERSSAREIKLNINVNLIAPMVMVSEFMKHAADLPTEKRIINISSGAGRHPVYGWGCYGSSKAGLDLFSQTVSAEQRGKKFPVKSVSFAPGIIDTDMQKQIRATDKEDFADVERFKEYKEEEQLLPPEKVAGILVELIENESFPDGRATSVNEFLN; translated from the coding sequence ATGAAATATATAATAATAACGGGTGCATCAAGAGGACTTGGAAAAGCAACAGCAGAACTTTTTCTGGAACACGGATACCATGTGATTTCTGTTGCCCGCTCTGAAAATGAAGGGCTGGCAGCAAAGGCCTCTGAAAAAGGTGCTTACTTCACTAATCTTCAATATGATTTATCTGACACGGACGGAATAGCAGGGCTAATGAATGATGTCTTTCAAAAAATAAATACAGGACAGGCGGAAGAAATTCACTTAATTAACAATGCAGGAATACTTGACCCGATTAAGCCTGTCGAAAGAAGCAGCGCCAGAGAAATAAAATTAAACATAAATGTTAACCTGATTGCACCAATGGTCATGGTGTCTGAATTTATGAAGCACGCTGCTGACCTTCCGACTGAAAAGAGAATCATTAATATTTCTTCCGGAGCAGGCAGACACCCTGTATACGGATGGGGATGCTACGGTTCTTCAAAAGCAGGGCTTGATCTGTTCAGCCAGACAGTAAGTGCCGAACAGAGGGGGAAGAAGTTCCCTGTTAAATCAGTGTCCTTTGCCCCTGGAATCATTGATACGGATATGCAAAAACAAATTCGTGCGACAGATAAGGAAGATTTTGCAGATGTGGAACGTTTCAAAGAGTACAAGGAAGAAGAACAGCTTCTTCCTCCTGAAAAAGTAGCAGGGATTTTAGTGGAATTAATTGAAAATGAGAGCTTCCCGGATGGGAGGGCCACTTCCGTAAACGAGTTCTTAAATTAA
- the pflB gene encoding formate C-acetyltransferase yields the protein METLKAFKEGKWTTEIDVRDFIQLNYRPYDGDESFLTEASDATKDLWQKVLQLSKEERERGGVYNLDTEIVSTITSHGPAYLDQTKEKIVGFQTDEPFKRSMQPFGGIRMAATALETYGYEIDEEVEKIFTEFRKTHNQGVFDAYTPEMLLARKAGIITGLPDAYGRGRIIGDYRRVALYGVDRLIEAKKEEKLSLNGTMTEDVIRLREEVSEQIKALQELGELGKIYGFDISRPAENAVEAFQWLYLGYLAAIKEQNGAAMSLGRVSTFLDIYIEKDLENGIMTEVEAQELVDHFVMKLRLVKFARTPDYNELFSGDPTWVTEAIGGVGLDGRHMVTKNSYRFLHTLKNLGPAPEPNLTVLWSVDLPETFKKYCAQMSIETSSIQYENDDIMRPEFGDDYGIACCVSAMTIGKQMQFFGARANMGKALLYAINGGVDEKQKKKVVPGIDPITSEYLDYDEVVEKFDVVLEWLAELYINTLNVIHYMHDKYSYERIEMALHDKDIRRTMATGIAGLSVTADSLSAIKHSRVRVIRDEDGLAVDYAIEGEYPQYGNDDDRVDEIAKELVVKFSKMLKQHPTYRNSETTMSILTITSNVVYGKKTGNTPDGRKDGEPFSPGANPLHGRDKKGALASLNSVAKMPYEHSVDGISNTFSIVPKALGREEEVRKANLAAILDGYMEKEGHHLNINVFDRETLLDAMEHPEEYPQLTIRVSGYAVNFIKLTREQQIDVINRTFHESM from the coding sequence ATGGAAACTTTGAAAGCATTTAAAGAAGGTAAATGGACAACGGAAATCGATGTCAGAGATTTTATCCAGTTGAATTATCGTCCGTATGATGGGGATGAAAGCTTCCTTACTGAAGCAAGCGATGCTACGAAAGATCTTTGGCAGAAGGTTCTTCAGCTGAGCAAGGAAGAACGGGAACGAGGGGGAGTATACAATCTTGATACAGAAATCGTCTCCACAATAACGTCTCACGGTCCTGCTTACCTGGATCAAACGAAAGAAAAAATCGTCGGTTTTCAGACGGATGAACCGTTCAAGCGTTCCATGCAGCCATTTGGCGGTATCAGAATGGCGGCAACAGCACTTGAAACATATGGTTATGAAATTGATGAAGAAGTCGAGAAGATTTTTACGGAATTCCGTAAAACTCATAACCAGGGAGTATTTGATGCTTATACACCGGAAATGCTCCTTGCAAGAAAAGCAGGCATTATTACCGGGCTCCCGGATGCATATGGAAGAGGACGCATTATCGGTGACTACCGAAGAGTAGCACTGTATGGTGTGGACCGCCTGATTGAAGCTAAGAAGGAAGAAAAGCTCAGCTTAAACGGCACGATGACAGAAGATGTTATCAGGCTGAGAGAAGAGGTTTCTGAGCAAATCAAAGCACTTCAGGAACTGGGAGAGCTGGGTAAAATCTATGGTTTTGACATTTCCCGCCCTGCGGAAAACGCGGTCGAAGCATTTCAGTGGCTGTACCTTGGCTATCTGGCTGCCATTAAAGAGCAAAACGGCGCGGCAATGAGCTTAGGAAGAGTTTCTACTTTCCTTGATATTTATATTGAGAAAGATCTGGAAAACGGCATAATGACAGAAGTGGAAGCACAGGAACTTGTGGATCATTTTGTTATGAAACTGCGTCTTGTGAAATTTGCCCGTACACCTGATTATAATGAATTATTCAGCGGGGACCCAACGTGGGTTACAGAAGCAATCGGCGGTGTCGGCCTTGATGGCAGACATATGGTAACAAAGAACTCCTACCGTTTTCTGCACACACTGAAGAACCTTGGCCCTGCGCCGGAACCAAACCTGACAGTACTCTGGTCTGTTGATTTACCGGAAACATTTAAAAAATACTGTGCGCAAATGTCTATTGAAACAAGTTCCATTCAATATGAGAATGATGACATTATGAGACCGGAATTCGGTGACGACTACGGAATTGCCTGCTGTGTATCAGCAATGACAATCGGTAAACAAATGCAGTTCTTCGGAGCCAGGGCAAATATGGGAAAAGCATTGCTCTATGCTATTAACGGCGGAGTGGATGAGAAGCAAAAAAAGAAAGTGGTGCCTGGAATTGATCCGATTACAAGTGAGTATCTCGACTATGACGAAGTCGTGGAAAAGTTCGATGTAGTCCTTGAATGGCTGGCAGAACTGTATATTAACACTCTTAACGTCATCCACTATATGCATGATAAATACAGCTACGAAAGAATTGAAATGGCGCTTCACGACAAAGATATCCGCCGCACCATGGCTACAGGAATCGCAGGTCTTTCAGTAACAGCTGACTCCCTGAGCGCAATTAAGCACTCCAGGGTGAGAGTGATCCGCGATGAGGACGGCCTTGCAGTGGATTATGCAATTGAAGGGGAATACCCGCAATACGGAAATGACGACGACCGTGTAGACGAAATTGCGAAAGAACTTGTGGTGAAGTTCTCTAAAATGCTGAAACAGCACCCAACTTACCGTAACTCGGAAACTACCATGTCTATCTTAACCATTACCTCAAATGTAGTATATGGAAAGAAAACTGGTAATACACCAGACGGCAGAAAAGACGGGGAACCATTCTCCCCTGGAGCGAACCCGCTTCACGGAAGAGATAAAAAGGGTGCACTTGCATCTCTGAACTCTGTCGCTAAGATGCCTTACGAGCATTCAGTTGACGGGATATCCAATACTTTCTCCATCGTTCCTAAGGCTCTTGGACGGGAAGAAGAAGTGCGTAAAGCGAACCTGGCAGCTATCCTGGATGGATATATGGAAAAAGAAGGCCATCACTTAAATATCAACGTATTTGACCGTGAGACACTTCTTGATGCGATGGAGCATCCGGAAGAGTATCCTCAGCTTACTATCAGAGTTTCCGGGTACGCAGTTAACTTCATTAAGCTTACCAGGGAGCAGCAAATCGATGTTATTAACCGTACTTTCCACGAAAGTATGTAA
- the pflA gene encoding pyruvate formate-lyase-activating protein gives MEGRIHSVETSGMVDGPGIRYVIFTQGCLLRCQYCHNPDTWDRKKGNAVTVESLIEDIKKYLPYMKHSGGGVTVSGGEPLLQLDFLYELFKECKKLGIHTTIDSSGGCYSVNPTFQKKLKQVLEVTDLFLLDLKHADEEKHKTLTGVTNKHIKEFASLLSKEDVPVWIRHVLVPGYTDDEQDLRKLGEFIGDLDNVEKIEVLPYHKMGVYKWRELGLQYELENVNSPSEEEVMKARQLLTAAY, from the coding sequence ATGGAAGGCAGAATACATTCAGTTGAGACATCAGGAATGGTTGATGGACCGGGAATACGTTATGTGATCTTTACCCAGGGGTGCCTGCTTCGATGCCAGTACTGCCATAACCCTGATACATGGGACCGTAAAAAGGGAAATGCCGTAACAGTGGAATCTCTTATAGAGGATATTAAAAAGTATCTCCCTTATATGAAACATTCAGGGGGAGGAGTGACAGTAAGCGGCGGTGAACCTCTGCTGCAGCTGGACTTCCTGTATGAGCTTTTTAAGGAGTGCAAGAAGCTCGGTATCCACACAACTATCGACAGTTCCGGCGGATGTTATTCTGTGAATCCCACTTTCCAGAAAAAATTGAAGCAGGTTCTTGAAGTAACCGACCTCTTCCTCCTCGACCTGAAGCATGCGGACGAAGAAAAGCACAAGACGCTGACTGGAGTGACAAACAAGCATATTAAAGAGTTTGCCAGCCTTCTTAGCAAAGAAGATGTTCCTGTATGGATCCGGCACGTACTTGTACCGGGCTATACAGATGATGAGCAGGATTTAAGGAAGCTGGGTGAATTTATCGGGGATCTTGATAATGTGGAAAAAATTGAGGTGCTCCCATATCACAAAATGGGCGTTTACAAGTGGAGGGAACTGGGACTTCAGTATGAGCTTGAAAACGTTAATTCCCCATCGGAAGAAGAGGTAATGAAAGCAAGACAGCTGCTTACAGCTGCGTATTAA
- a CDS encoding OFA family MFS transporter gives MKKEKNRWLIALSAVAIHLSIGSAYAYSVYTNPINELAGWSSTQITMAFTIAIVFLGLSAAVFGRFVEKKGPRKSAILAAVLFSSGQIGAGVAVLIESLLLFWIMYGVVGGMGLGIGYIAPVSTLVKWFPDRRGLATGMAVFGFGAGALITSPVAAELISITGVSNTFFILGTFYFLLMILGASYIARPPQGWMPAGMKRASSPVKDRVKEDLAQLTANEAVKTKRFWLLWVMMFINISAGIMIISVASPMAQEMAGLSVAAAASMVGIMGIFNGAGRIGWAGISDYIGRPAVFSVFFIIQIIAFLVLPFITHPVLFPLVIIVVMTCYGGGFASLPAFIGDMFGTKQLGAIHGYILTAWSMAGVMGPIAVSSLKEISGSYTPTFYLFTALLIIAFIVSLITARDVKKIRENNKQNSAA, from the coding sequence ATGAAAAAAGAAAAAAACAGGTGGCTTATCGCATTGTCCGCTGTAGCAATCCATTTATCGATTGGTTCCGCGTATGCCTATAGTGTGTATACGAATCCAATTAACGAGTTAGCCGGCTGGAGTTCTACCCAGATCACAATGGCTTTTACAATAGCCATTGTATTTCTGGGGCTTTCCGCTGCCGTTTTTGGCAGGTTTGTTGAAAAGAAGGGCCCAAGGAAATCAGCAATTCTTGCAGCCGTGCTGTTCAGTTCCGGACAGATAGGCGCAGGGGTCGCTGTCTTAATTGAATCACTCCTATTATTCTGGATTATGTACGGCGTTGTTGGGGGCATGGGATTAGGAATCGGGTATATCGCACCTGTATCAACGTTAGTTAAATGGTTCCCTGACAGAAGAGGGCTGGCAACTGGGATGGCGGTTTTCGGTTTTGGGGCAGGGGCGTTGATAACAAGCCCTGTGGCGGCTGAATTAATAAGCATTACAGGAGTTTCAAATACTTTCTTTATTCTTGGAACGTTTTATTTTCTGCTGATGATACTTGGGGCTTCTTATATTGCCAGACCTCCTCAAGGATGGATGCCTGCTGGAATGAAGAGGGCTTCCAGTCCTGTGAAAGACCGGGTCAAGGAAGACCTTGCTCAGCTTACAGCGAATGAGGCTGTGAAGACAAAGCGTTTCTGGCTGCTTTGGGTCATGATGTTTATAAATATAAGTGCGGGAATCATGATTATATCTGTTGCTTCCCCAATGGCCCAGGAAATGGCTGGCCTCAGTGTCGCCGCAGCCGCCTCAATGGTCGGTATTATGGGTATCTTTAACGGTGCCGGACGAATTGGCTGGGCAGGGATATCCGATTATATTGGGAGGCCTGCTGTTTTCTCAGTCTTCTTCATTATTCAGATTATCGCTTTTCTCGTTCTGCCTTTTATCACACACCCAGTATTATTTCCTTTAGTAATTATTGTGGTAATGACATGTTATGGCGGAGGTTTTGCCTCTTTGCCGGCCTTTATCGGCGATATGTTCGGGACAAAGCAACTGGGGGCTATCCACGGCTATATTTTAACAGCGTGGTCCATGGCGGGAGTAATGGGGCCGATAGCTGTTTCAAGTTTAAAAGAAATCTCAGGGAGCTACACCCCAACATTTTATTTATTTACTGCCCTTCTCATAATCGCTTTCATTGTTTCCTTGATAACAGCACGGGATGTTAAGAAAATACGGGAAAACAATAAGCAAAATTCAGCAGCCTGA
- a CDS encoding GNAT family N-acetyltransferase: MEWKLKKFEEFTADELYRVLKQRVDVFVVEQDCPYPELDDHDRNAYHLFKVVNGEIAAYSRLLPRGTVYEEASIGRVLVNKEFRKQGLGRELLERSMDFLQNELEENKIKLQAQEYLRDFYASFGFKPVSEVYLEDGIPHVDMIYTKQ, from the coding sequence ATGGAGTGGAAGTTAAAGAAGTTTGAAGAGTTTACAGCAGATGAGCTTTATCGTGTTTTAAAACAGCGAGTGGATGTATTTGTGGTGGAGCAGGATTGCCCATATCCGGAGCTGGATGATCATGACAGAAATGCGTATCACCTTTTTAAAGTAGTAAATGGCGAAATAGCCGCCTATTCACGATTGCTTCCGAGAGGAACGGTATATGAGGAGGCGTCTATAGGAAGGGTTCTTGTAAACAAAGAGTTCAGGAAACAGGGTTTAGGAAGGGAACTATTGGAGAGGTCCATGGACTTTCTCCAGAATGAGCTGGAAGAGAATAAAATAAAACTTCAGGCTCAGGAATATTTACGGGATTTTTATGCATCCTTTGGCTTCAAGCCTGTTTCAGAAGTCTATCTTGAAGACGGTATTCCTCATGTTGATATGATTTACACAAAACAATAA